A stretch of the Aegilops tauschii subsp. strangulata cultivar AL8/78 chromosome 4, Aet v6.0, whole genome shotgun sequence genome encodes the following:
- the LOC120963172 gene encoding uncharacterized protein has protein sequence MSSPPPALRLEEAPRPHAADTTGAAGDVGGADANRAASGGEVQATICPACMVPWGSDGSHRICCIPCGHVYGRSCLEELLRRSGEESAKCPQCGKGFVEKLIINLYAPENMLEGCCSPEEIQAFYSPIFAAVFREHSEYNVAEEPSSDSTCDDMQQLFTERVAQIEGTVNEKVATAKANLMLMKERLKKMAEQEKMAPKDVIEFLEQNCPHLMIRVSCLFPSSPTPSMDDVELADVEIVVREGPYNHAVEVDDQGGRGNDVNHTTLVSGEVTDGSYRREVEEVDNKRFGDSAYSGNYNLNASNKEVNGMLPSMNMEAAAEGGERVETKPAARPTCSICMEPWTSTGEHHICCIPCGHVYGWSCLIRWVKYQLCGNESVKCPQCGEGFKEMPIELHAPYCQEVHGYYESKFAEIGASIEDCTVYAELTSHLEELSVEVKLQDAELRALLDTHFAEMENVATVHVALANARLMSLKEQMKNMAEEDEATTEDLVELMELNCHQLFPSLPSLPPCPF, from the exons ATGTCGTCCCCGCCGCCCGCGCTCCGTCTGGAGGAGGCGCCGCGTCCGCACGCCGCGGACACCACCGGCGCAGCGGGAGACGTCGGAGGTGCCGATGCGAACCGAGCCGCGTCCGGCGGTGAGGTCCAGGCCACGATCTGCCCCGCCTGCATGGTCCCCTGGGGCAGCGACGGCTCGCATCGCATCTG TTGCATTCCTTGTGGCCATGTGTATGGCAGATCGTGTCTGGAGGAGTTGCTGCGTCGTTCTGGCGAGGAGAGTGCCAAG TGCCCTCAGTGTGGCAAAGGATTTGTGGAGAAGCTTATTATCAACCTCTACGCACCAGAAAACATGTTGGAGGGTTGCTGCAGTCCTGAG GAAATTCAAGCATTCTACAGTCCTATATTTGCTGCAGTATTTAGGGAACATTCAGAGTATAATGTTGCTGAAGAACCATCCAGTGATTCTACATGTGATGACATGCAGCAACTGTTTACAGAACGGGTGGCTCAGATAGAGGGAACAGTGAATGAAAAAGTGGCAACGGCTAAGGCTAACTTGATGTTAATGAAGGAGCGATTGAAGAAGATGGCTGAACAAGAAAAGATGGCGCCGAAGGATGTGATAGAGTTCCTGGAGCAGAATTGCCCTCACCTGATGATTCGTGTATCGTGCTTGTTCCCGTCGTCGCCAACACCGAGTATGGACGACGTGGAGCTTGCAGATGTCGAAATAGTGGTCAGAGAGGGACCATATAACCATGCTGTGGAAGTCGATGACCAGGGTGGCAGAGGCAACGACGTGAACCATACCACATTAGTTTCGGGTGAGGTGACCGATGGCTCATACagacgagaggttgaagaagtGGACAACAAACGCTTTGGTGACAGTGCCTACTCTGGAAACTATAATCTCAATGCCTCCAACAAAGAAGTAAATGGGATGTTGCCGAGTATGAATATGGAGGCTGCAGCTGAAGGTGGTGAACGTGTCGAGACCAAGCCAGCAGCACGGCCAACCTGCTCTATCTGTATGGAACCTTGGACCTCCACTGGAGAGCATCACATCTG TTGCATTCCTTGCGGACATGTCTACGGCTGGTCATGCCTCATAAGGTGGGTCAAGTACCAGCTTTGTGGGAATGAGAGTGTAAAG TGCCCTCAATGCGGGGAAGGATTTAAAGAGATGCCAATCGAGCTCCATGCACCATATTGTCAG GAAGTACATGGGTATTATGAATCTAAGTTTGCTGAGATCGGGGCATCGATAGAAGACTGTACGGTGTATGCAGAATTAACTTCTCACTTAGAAGAGCTAAGCGTAGAGGTGAAGCTTCAGGATGCAGAACTGCGTGCACTACTTGACACTCATTTTGCTGAGATGGAAAACGTTGCGACTGTACACGTGGCACTGGCTAACGCTAGGTTGATGTCCCTGAAGGAGCAGATGAAGAATATGGCTGAAGAAGACGAGGCGACAACGGAGGATCTGGTCGAATTGATGGAACTGAATTGCCATCAACTCTTTCCTTCCCTACCCAGCCTACCCCCATGCCCCTTCTGA